In Tenebrio molitor chromosome 6, icTenMoli1.1, whole genome shotgun sequence, one genomic interval encodes:
- the Ten-a gene encoding teneurin-a isoform X4 yields MDSYGPRPPPLPRRVRNIYAEPFSHEPRLAPGLQQTQLSQQIPASSNSLQGGPQQSPLVMPVFPLRPAQSAHPPHYSPYSPSRFHIDKRCQHRCSWKCLSIGLILLAVALTAMLAYFAAVSSMKPNMDSSNCILVQDVKDVTHDQMTQGSVSTQMPTEESLPTSTAEHSSATTQHSSLQPPQQRSQPQTQWPPLPLLEQRELNTLHTVTIPPYQFWNSEFRNKQPAFIRFNFTLPWGANFAVFGRRNVAPSVTQYDFVEFIKGGRLDHRLRRKRATDDDDEEEVSQFRFGYENRNAHRTDVLDSISSSYEGTRKILADSEPKGPFYVPHDVKLSYPEDAATDLPHPTVDLGLVIDEHVIAKREADMEPMLVNVSLLQYLDTGRWFLSVYNDELQPHSVSLIISEAEGVSTTCPNDCSGRGSCYLGKCDCIDGFQGIDCSKSVCPVLCSGHGQYGGGLCHCEEGWKGAECDIPESDCRVADCSGHGQCVRGSCHCKPGWKGETCDEPDCEDPTCSEHGACVHGQCYCKAGWKGPRCDVIDEQVHKCLPTCSDHGVYDLEAAKCICNRHWTGPDCSQALCNLDCGPHGRCDSGKCRCDPGWTGPRCEQLPCDPRCQEHGQCRNGTCVCSQGWNGRHCTLPGCENGCSGHGQCTLEEGLYKCVCIQGWAGSDCSIPLEMNCDDDVDNDHDGMTDCSDSECCSHSTCTDHIMCLSSNDPVEVLLRKQPPSVTASFYQRVKFLIEENSVQSYSHMDEYTESEFWNSFTPRRVAVMRGQVVTPQGLGIVGIRVSVDRESRFGFTLTRQGGWFDVLVNGGGAVTLQFQRSPFQPLTRTVFVPWNQIVVLPPVHMQLSEDSDVSNLHTSFLTRNPAINFPGVSRSLFNPNGALPTTCDDHDPELLKPVITGTWMPEAVGGLPGGSVIFAETQIVQESIPIPGSDLHLMYQSSQATGYLSTIYMRLTGPTIPQTLTHVHVRVEVEGSLHVKTYEADPDLLHIFAWNKRNVYKQKVYGIAQAKVSIGYQHSSCAEPVWETQTADLKGFDVDISDIGGWGLDIHHHYNFHEGILQKGDGSTLHFKQYPRTVNVVMGTGLQRSLDCPGQCGGPAKDAKLLTPGSLASGPDGSIYVGDFNLVRRITPEGNVYTVLQLRATQVAYQYYLTISPADGHLYVSDPEKHQILKVLSLEPVQDPSINSEPVVGNGERCIPGDDSQCGDEGPAKYARLAHPKGLAIAADKTMYIADGTNIRAVDPKGIIHTLIGNHGHHNHWSPIPCHGALAAGQAQLQWPTGLALSPLDGSLHFVDDRLVLKLTADMKIKVVAGTPLHCHREDNTTKTQSEDVLGTVLALAFSPNGDFYIAEADTRKVNYVRLIDSSGKITHFAGKIQDRTRSNCDCSNNATTASPRTGDPPPACICGNTDETTSNAETLLSSNARFQAISALTVSPGGVLHVADQGSLHILALQHYLPTHDENGEFRIPYPAAGEIYVFNRYGQHVATKDLASDKTRYSFLYSKNTSFGKLSTVTDSSGNKIQFLRDYSNAVSSIENTQDHKSELKISGVGYLVKLSEKGRSEIELDYDMNSGLLTSRSGGGETFIYQYDWIGRATGVILSSGETLELTSKIASDEGLEITVSKPPTQLTVTGKANKKVIMIDDSEVTEAVTLTNSTVSVTSAWGGRMEIAAVARHPLLEVSLPVEAEMLPVWSEQTTAFGEDIQNFMSTSFSLVGDVRNPQQTLNREIYVNNTKILGIEFDQFTSKEIFYDHDKLPLLTITYDPAGLPLAYIPHNGADTLNISYDTFNRIDAWKWGTSELKYSYDRHGLLSEITSNLDGTQMFTYNDWNMLSKITLASQRSFSLSYDDDGGLRHVTLPSGTRHSFSLQPSLGFLRVTYTPPGSLRAYLQHFSHSGRLLQTVYPGEGARVVYRYNSNGRLKEVVHGDGKTLYHYSETAGLPSQISHVEPDLEYRWDYQYIGGLLMEERIDFGAKTGLSNAKFTYDYDNNYRLIAAQGRIGGQNLPQYNLAYNWKTGALEMIGLFKINKPKNNETQVYDGTALFSRTISSRFLETQVALTIHGMEVFRMEFGHDMHGRIAQTRTYTRNVGVNPYTNIKNYTWDCDGQLLGVEAQEPWGFRYDDNGNMLSLTYRGNTIPMEYNPMDRIIKFGEGQYKYDSRGLVIQNAREEKFHYNAKGLLVRATKRGRFDVRYFYDHMDRLSARKDNYGNVTQFFYNNEYRPREVSQIYSPRDGKLMSLVYDDRGHLIYAQVYRHKYYVATDQCGTPVMIFNQYGEGIREIMRSPYGHIVYDSNPYLYLPVDFCGGLLDQVTSLVHMPNGKVYDPLIGQWMSPLWENVLERVATPTQLHLYRFNGNDPINMGVRRDRPTDHLDWLDKIGYNLQGLAPQLFPDALPGGRMPPLLTQPATFWNPSKETLSSQLTMHAPSTDIQSGFLAHINTRKMTTAKDLSAPSKSALKTDVMDLVPKKIGAASDPPFGKGILVSKTPQSHAIVSSVPAANAIYRDVYTSVFNRSYLLPFTFVVHSAQQDAFYFVKEETWKANDDKGQLKRLQGQVNTTFHEIARENGSGNNYFDVKIHGANAVVNLRYGTTVEKEKQRLLHHAKLSAIRKAWHKEKEALKSGFSGTVEWSSGEVEELMKSGYVSTYEGDYIHDVLQYPELAEDPYNVKFSKKQTDSSKKKRRKRETRKSPSCQERWWFSWSDLC; encoded by the exons CCGTCAGTTCGATGAAACCGAATATGGATTCGTCAAACTGCATATTAGTGCAAGACGTGAAAGACGTGACGCACGACCAGATGACGCAGGGTTCCGTATCGACGCAAATGCCGACCGAAG AATCCCTCCCGACAAGCACTGCGGAGCATTCGAGCGCCACCACGCAGCACAGCTCCCTTCAACCGCCGCAGCAGCGCAGCCAACCGCAGACGCAATGGCCACCTCTGCCTCTCCTCGAGCAGAGGGAGCTGAACACCCTGCACACCGTCACAATACCACCATATCAATTCtggaattccgaattcaggaACAAACAGCCGGCGTTCATCCGATTCAATTTCACGCTGCCCTGGGGCGCGAACTTCGCCGTCTTCGGACGTCGCAACGTCGCCCCCAGCGTCACGCAGTACGACTTCGTGGAGTTCATCAAGGGGGGGCGGCTGGACCACAGGTTGCGGCGGAAGCGGGCCAcggacgacgacgacgaggaGGAGGTCTCCCAGTTTAG GTTCGGCTACGAGAACAGGAACGCCCACAGGACCGACGTCCTGGACAGCATCTCCAGCTCGTACGAGGGGACGAGGAAGATCCTGGCCGACTCGGAACCGAAGGGGCCGTTCTACGTGCCCCACGATGTCAAGCTGAGCTATCCCGAGGACGCCGCCACCGATCTGCCCCATCCGACTGTCGATTTGGGTCTGGTCATCGACGAGCACGTGATTGCCAAACGGGAAGCCGACATGGAACCCATGCTGGTGAACGTCAGCCTCTTGCAGTACTTGGACACGGGCCGCTGGTTCCTGTCGGTCTATAACGACGAACTCCAGCCGCACAGCGTATCCCTCATCATTTCCGAAGCGGAGGGTGTCAGCACGACTTGTCCTAACGATTGTTCGGGGCGCGGATCCTGCTACCTGGGCAAGTGCGATTGCATCGACGGCTTTCAAGGGATCGACTGTTCCAAGA GTGTGTGTCCGGTGCTTTGCTCCGGCCACGGTCAATACGGCGGAGGACTGTGCCACTGCGAGGAGGGTTGGAAAGGAGCCGAATGCGACATCCCCGAGAGCGACTGTCGCGTGGCCGACTGTTCCGGGCACGGCCAGTGCGTCCGAGGCTCGTGCCACTGCAAGCCCGGCTGGAAGGGCGAAACCTGCGACGAGCCAGACTGCGAGGACCCCACCTGTTCCGAGCACGGAGCCTGCGTCCACGGCCAGTGCTACTGCAAGGCGGGCTGGAAGGGTCCCCGGTGCGACGTCATCGACGAGCAGGTCCACAAGTGTCTGCCCACCTGCTCCGACCACGGCGTCTACGACCTGGAGGCGGCCAAGTGCATCTGCAACCGCCACTGGACCGGCCCCGACTGCTCGCAAG CCCTCTGCAATCTGGACTGCGGCCCCCACGGAAGATGCGACTCGGGCAAGTGCAGGTGCGACCCGGGATGGACGGGACCGAGGTGCGAACAGCTGCCCTGCGATCCCAGGTGCCAGGAGCACGGCCAGTGCAGGAACGGAACGTGCGTGTGTTCGCAAGGGTGGAACGGACGCCACTGCACCCTAC CGGGATGCGAGAACGGGTGCTCGGGACACGGACAGTGCACCCTGGAGGAGGGCCTGTACAAGTGCGTCTGCATCCAGGGATGGGCGGGATCCGACTGCAGCATTCCCCTGGAGATGAACTGCGACGACGACGTCGACAACGATCACG ACGGCATGACGGATTGTTCGGACAGCGAGTGCTGCTCCCACTCCACTTGCACCGACCACATCATGTGCCTGTCGAGCAACGATCCCGTCGAGGTGCTCCTGCGGAAGCAGCCACCGTCGGTGACGGCGTCCTTCTACCAGCGCGTCAAGTTCCTGATCGAGGAGAACTCGGTGCAGTCCTACTCCCACATGGACGAATACACGGAGAG CGAGTTCTGGAATTCCTTTACACCGCG CCGTGTAGCAGTAATGAGAGGTCAAGTTGTTACACCTCAAGGACTTGGGATTGTCGGCATAAGGGTCTCGGTCGATAGGGAATCGAGGTTCGGATTCACCTTGACCAGGCAAGGAGGATG GTTCGACGTGCTCGTGAACGGGGGCGGCGCCGTCACACTCCAGTTCCAGAGGTCGCCTTTCCAGCCCCTGACCAGGACGGTCTTCGTGCCCTGGAACCAGATCGTGGTCCTGCCCCCCGTCCACATGCAGCTCAGCGAGGACTCCGACGTGTCGAACCTGCACACCAG CTTCCTCACCAGGAATCCGGCGATAAACTTTCCGGGGGTGTCGAGATCCCTCTTCAACCCGAACGGAGCCCTGCCGACCACCTGCGACGACCACGATCCGGAACTCCTCAAACCGGTCATCACCGGAACTTGGATGCCGGAAGCTGTGGGCGGTCTGCCCGGCGGCAGCGTCATTTTTGCCGAAACGCAGATCGTCCAAGAGTCGATCCCCATCCCCGGCTCCGACCTCCACCTGATGTACCAGAGCTCGCAAGCCACCGGCTACTTGAGCACCATCTACATGAGACTGACGGGCCCCACCATTCCCCAGACCTTGACTCACGTCCACGTGAGGGTGGAAGTCGAAGGGTCGCTGCACGTCAAGACTTACGAAGCGGATCCGGATCTCTTGCATATCTTCGCGTGGAACAAGCGCAACGTGTACAAGCAAAAGGTGTACGGGATCGCTCAGGCGAAGGTGTCCATCGGGTATCAGCACTCGAGTTGCGCGGAGCCGGTCTGGGAAACTCAGACGGCGGATTTGAAAGGGTTCGACGTCGACATCTCCGACATCGGCGGATGGGGTCTCGACATCCACCACCACTACAACTTCCACGAGGGAATCTTACAAAAAGGGGACGGCTCGACGTTGCACTTCAAACAGTACCCCAGGACGGTGAACGTGGTGATGGGGACCGGGCTGCAGCGGTCGCTGGACTGCCCGGGTCAATGCGGGGGTCCCGCCAAGGATGCCAAACTGTTGACACCGGGGTCGCTGGCCAGCGGTCCCGACGGGAGCATATACGTCGGCGATTTCAATTTGGTACGAAGAATCACCCCCGAGGGGAACGTGTACACGGTTCTCCAGCTGAG aGCCACTCAAGTCGCCTATCAATACTATTTGACCATCTCCCCCGCCGACGGACACTTGTACGTCTCCGACCCCGAGAAGCACCAGATCCTCAAGGTCCTCTCCCTGGAGCCGGTCCAGGACCCCAGCATCAACAGCGAGCCG GTCGTCGGTAACGGTGAACGATGCATACCTGGGGACGACAGTCAATGCGGTGACGAAGGACCGGCGAAATATGCTCGTCTGGCGCATCCCAAAGGCCTGGCGATTGCCGCCGACAAAACTATGTATATCGCCGACGGGACCAACATCAGAGCGGTCGATCCCAAAGGCATAATTCACACGTTGATTGGTAATCACGGACACCACAACCACTGGAGTCCCATACCTTGCCACGGAGCGCTAGCAGCCGGTCAA GCGCAGCTCCAATGGCCGACGGGCCTCGCCCTCAGTCCTCTGGACGGCTCCCTCCACTTCGTCGACGACCGCCTCGTCCTCAAGCTGACGGCCGACATGAAGATCAAAGTGGTCGCGGGAACGCCTCTGCACTGCCACCGCGAAGACAACACGACCAAGACCCAGAGCGAAGACGTCCTGGGGACGGTCCTCGCGTTGGCGTTTTCGCCCAACGGCGACTTCTACATCGCCGAAGCCGACACACGCAAAGTCAATTACGTGCGCCTGATCGACTCCTCGGGGAAGATCACGCACTTCGCCGGGAAAATCCAGGACCGGACCAGGAGCAACTGCGACTGCTCGAACAACGCGACCACCGCCAGCCCGCGCACGGGCGACCCGCCCCCGGCTTGCATCTGCGGCAACACCGACGAGACCACGAGTAACGCCGAGACTCTCCTGTCGTCGAACGCCCGCTTCCAGGCGATCTCCGCGCTGACCGTGTCACCCGGCGGGGTGCTCCACGTGGCGGACCAGGGTTCGCTACACATCTTGGCGCTGCAGCACTACTTGCCCACCCACGACGAAAACGGCGAGTTCAGAATACCGTATCCGGCGGCCGGGGAAATTTACGTGTTCAATCGATACGGACAACATGTCGCCACCAAAGATCTGGCCTCGGATAAGACCCGATATTCGTTCCTCTATTCGAAAAACACGAGTTTCGGGAAGCTGTCCACTGTCACGGACAGCTCCGGTAATAAAATACAGTTCTTGAGGGATTACAGTAATGCCGTTAGTTCGATTGAAAACACCCAGGACCATAAATCCGAACTGAAAATATCCGGGGTGGGATATTTGGTTAAGTTGTCGGAGAAAGGACGTTCGGAAATCGAACTGGACTACGATATGAATTCAGGACTGCTCACCAGTCGATCGGGG GGCGGGGAGACGTTCATCTATCAGTACGACTGGATCGGCAGAGCCACCGGGGTGATCCTCTCGAGCGGGGAGACCCTAGAACTGACTTCCAAGATCGCCTCCGACGAGGGTTTGGAGATCACCGTCAGCAAACCACCCACGCAGCTCACCGTCACCGGCAAAGCCAACAAGAAAGTGATCATGATCGACG ATTCCGAAGTGACGGAGGCGGTCACCCTGACCAACTCGACCGTTTCGGTGACGTCGGCGTGGGGCGGTCGCATGGAGATAGCGGCGGTGGCGCGCCACCCACTCTTGGAAGTGTCGCTGCCCGTCGAGGCCGAGATGCTGCCCGTCTGGTCCGAACAGACCACAGCGTTCGGCGAGGACATCCAGAATTTCATGTCGACCTCGTTCAGTCTGGTGGGCGACGTGCGCAACCCCCAGCAGACCCTCAATCGGGAAATCTACGTCAACAATACGAAGATTCTCGGCATCGAATTCGACCAATTCACGagcaaagaaatattttacgaCCACGACAAACTGCCACTGTTGACAATAACGTACGACCCGGCCGGGTTGCCATTAGCATATATTCCGCACAATGGAGCGGACACCCTCAACATATCATACGACACCTTCAACAGGATCGATGCCTGGAAATGGGGCACCAGCGAACTGAAATATAGCTACGACAGGCACGGATTGCTCTCGGAAATCACCAGCAATCTGGACGGGACGCAGATGTTCACTTACAACGATTGGAACATGTTGTCGAAGATCACGCTGGCCAGCCAGAGGAGCTTCTCCTTGTCGTACGACGACGACGGTGGTCTGAGACACGTGACTCTGCCGAGCGGCACCCGCCACTCGTTCAGCTTGCAACCGTCTCTGGGTTTCCTGAGGGTCACTTACACCCCACCCGGCAGCCTCCGTGCCTACTTGCAGCACTTCTCCCACTCGGGCCGACTCCTCCAGACCGTGTACCCCGGCGAAGGCGCTCGGGTGGTCTACAGGTACAACTCCAACGGACGGCTGAAGGAGGTGGTGCACGGCGACGGCAAGACCCTCTACCACTACTCCGAAACCGCGGGGTTGCCCAGCCAGATCTCGCACGTGGAACCCGATCTGGAGTACCGATGGGACTACCAGTACATCGGCGGTCTCCTGATGGAGGAACGTATCGACTTCGGTGCCAAAACAGGACTGAGCAACGCCAAGTTCACCTACGACTACGACAATAACTACAGGTTGATCGCCGCGCAGGGACGCATAGGCGGCCAGAACCTCCCCCAGTACAACCTGGCGTACAACTGGAAGACCGGGGCTTTGGAGATGATCGGACTGTTCAAGATCAACAAGCCGAAGAACAACGAGACGCAAGTGTACGACGGAACGGCTCTCTTCTCGCGAACCATCAGCTCCCGCTTCTTGGAGACGCAAGTGGCGCTCACCATCCACGGAATGGAGGTGTTCAGGATGGAGTTCGGTCACGACATGCACGGCAGGATCGCGCAGACGAGGACCTACACGAGAAACGTGGGAGTCAATCCGTACACCAACATCAAGAACTACACGTGGGACTGCGACGGACAGCTGTTGGGAGTGGAGGCGCAAGAACCTTGGGGTTTCCGGTACGACGACAACGGAAACATGCTCTCGCTGACGTACAG AGGGAACACGATTCCGATGGAGTACAACCCCATGGACCGCATCATCAAGTTCGGAGAAGGACAGTACAAGTACGACAGCAGGGGTCTGGTGATCCAGAACGCTCGCGAGGAGAAGTTCCACTACAACGCTAAAGGGTTGTTGGTGAGGGCAACGAAGCGGGGACGTTTCGACGTCAGGTACTTTTACGACCACATGGACAG ATTGTCGGCGCGCAAGGACAACTACGGAAACGTCACCCAATTCTTCTACAACAACGAATACAGACCGAGGGAAGTCAGCCAGATCTATTCTCCACGAGATGGCAAATTGATGTCTTTGGTGTACGACGATCGAGGACATCTGATCTACGCTCAAGTGTACAGGCACAAGTATTACGTGGCCACCGATCAGTGCGGCACTCCCGTCATGATCTTCAACCAATACGGAGAGGGGATCAGGGAGATAATGAGGTCTCCTTACGGTCACATCGTCTACGATTCGAATCCTTATCTGTACCTTCCGGTGGACTTCTGCGGCGGCCTCTTGGATCAA GTGACATCACTAGTACACATGCCCAACGGGAAGGTCTACGATCCGCTGATCGGCCAATGGATGTCTCCTCTTTGGGAGAACGTGTTGGAACGCGTGGCCACGCCCACTCAACTGCACTTGTACCGCTTCAACGGCAACGACCCCATCAACATGGGAGTGAGACGAGATAGACCCACAG ATCATCTGGATTGGTTGGACAAGATCGGCTACAACTTGCAAGGCCTCGCCCCCCAGCTCTTCCCCGACGCTCTTCCAGGCGGCCGGATGCCTCCCCTCCTCACCCAACCGGCGACCTTCTGGAATCCGTCCAAAGAAACCCTCAGCAGCCAACTGACGATGCACGCACCTTCCACCGATATCCAGTCGGGCTTCCTGGCTCACATCAACACGCGCAAGATGACCACCGCCAAGGACCTGTCCGCCCCCTCCAAATCCGCACTGAAAACCGACGTCATGGACTTGGTCCCCAAGAAGATCGGCGCCGCCTCCGACCCGCCCTTCGGTAAAGGCATACTCGTGTCGAAGACGCCGCAGAGTCACGCAATAGTGTCGAGCGTGCCCGCCGCCAACGCCATCTATCGCGACGTCTACACCTCCGTCTTCAACAGATCCTACTTGCTGCCGTTCACTTTCGTGGTGCACAGCGCCCAGCAAGACGCCTTCTACTTCGTCAAAGAGGAGACGTGGAAGGCCAACGACGACAAGGGCCAGTTGAAGAGGTTGCAAGGTCAAGTCAACACGACGTTCCACGAGATAGCGAGGGAGAACGGCAGCGGCAACAACTACTTCGACGTGAAGATCCACGGAGCCAACGCCGTGGTCAACCTGAGGTACGGCACCACCGTCGAGAAGGAGAAGCAGAGGTTGCTGCACCACGCCAAGCTGTCGGCGATCAGGAAGGCTTGGCACAAGGAGAAAGAGGCGCTCAAGAGCGGCTTCTCCGGGACGGTGGAGTGGTCGTCGGGAGAGGTGGAGGAGCTGATGAAGTCGGGCTACGTGTCGACGTACGAAGGGGACTACATCCACGACGTGCTGCAATACCCTGAACTGGCCGAGGACCCGTATAACGTCAAGTTCTCCAAGAAGCAGACCGACTCATCGAAGAAGAAACGGAGGAAAAGGGAGACGAGGAAGTCGCCGTCGTGTCAGGAGCGATGGTGGTTCTCGTGGAGCGATCTATGCTAG